In one Choloepus didactylus isolate mChoDid1 chromosome 1, mChoDid1.pri, whole genome shotgun sequence genomic region, the following are encoded:
- the LOC119543499 gene encoding tumor protein p53-inducible nuclear protein 1-like isoform X2, with protein sequence MFQRLNKMFVGEVNTTSNQEPEFSEKEDDEWILVDFINTCTGFSAEEDDDDDIGEESPTEHPSVFSCLPASLECLADTSDSCFLQFESCPMEESWFITPPPCFTAGGLTTIKVETSPMEYLLIEHPSMSVYAVHNSCPGLSEANCGTDEFHNPTSPRVGAQNEIGQHIHCYVAALAAHTTFLEQPKSFRPSQWIKEHSERQSLNRNSLRHQNLTRDCHSQQVKHNGWVVHQPCPRQYNY encoded by the exons ATGTTCCAGAGGCTGAATAAAATGTTTGTGGGTGAAGTGAATACTACTTCCAACCAAGAACCAGAATTTAGTGAGAAAGAAGATGATGAATGGATTCTTGTTGACTTCATAAACACATGTACTGGTTTTTCAGCAGAGGAAGACGATGATGACGACATCGGTGAAGAGTCGCCCACAGAGCACCCATCAGTCTTTTCCTGTTTACCTGCATCTCTTGAGTGCTTGGCTGATACAAGCGATTCCTGCTTCCTTCAGTTTGAGTCCTGTCCAATGGAGGAGAGCTGGTTTATCACCCCTCCCCCATGTTTTACTGCAGGTGGATTAACCACTATCAAGGTAGAAACTAGTCCTATGGAATATCTTCTCATCGAACATCCCAGCATGTCTGTTTATGCTGTGCATAACTCCTGCCCTGGTCTCAGTGAGGCCAACTGTGGGACTGACGAATTTCATAACCCAACTAGTCCCAG AGTGGGAGCTCAAAATGAAATAGGGCAGCACATTCATTGCTATGTTGCAGCTCTTGCTGCTCATACAACTTTTCTGGAACAACCCAAGAGCTTTCGCCCTTCCCAGTGGATAAAAGAACATAGTGAAAGACAGTCTCTGAACAGAAATAGCCTTCGTCACCAAAATCTTACCAGGGATTGCCACTCTCAGCAAGTCAAGCACAATGGCTGGGTTGTTCATCAGCCCTGCCCGCGTCAGTACAATTACTAA
- the LOC119543499 gene encoding tumor protein p53-inducible nuclear protein 1-like isoform X1, protein MFQRLNKMFVGEVNTTSNQEPEFSEKEDDEWILVDFINTCTGFSAEEDDDDDIGEESPTEHPSVFSCLPASLECLADTSDSCFLQFESCPMEESWFITPPPCFTAGGLTTIKVETSPMEYLLIEHPSMSVYAVHNSCPGLSEANCGTDEFHNPTSPRARKSCL, encoded by the coding sequence ATGTTCCAGAGGCTGAATAAAATGTTTGTGGGTGAAGTGAATACTACTTCCAACCAAGAACCAGAATTTAGTGAGAAAGAAGATGATGAATGGATTCTTGTTGACTTCATAAACACATGTACTGGTTTTTCAGCAGAGGAAGACGATGATGACGACATCGGTGAAGAGTCGCCCACAGAGCACCCATCAGTCTTTTCCTGTTTACCTGCATCTCTTGAGTGCTTGGCTGATACAAGCGATTCCTGCTTCCTTCAGTTTGAGTCCTGTCCAATGGAGGAGAGCTGGTTTATCACCCCTCCCCCATGTTTTACTGCAGGTGGATTAACCACTATCAAGGTAGAAACTAGTCCTATGGAATATCTTCTCATCGAACATCCCAGCATGTCTGTTTATGCTGTGCATAACTCCTGCCCTGGTCTCAGTGAGGCCAACTGTGGGACTGACGAATTTCATAACCCAACTAGTCCCAGGGCCAGGAAAAGCTGCTTATAA